In Oryza sativa Japonica Group chromosome 3, ASM3414082v1, one DNA window encodes the following:
- the LOC4333628 gene encoding uncharacterized protein At4g15545 isoform X1: protein MPLAEGEFALPDEVLAVMPRDPYEQLDLARRITALAVAGRVTGLEREAARLRESAADKDRENGELRERVALLDRALQETNSRLRAALEDNIKLSKERDSLAQTSKKLARDLQKLESFKRHLMQSLRDDSPSPQETVDITTCDQSISSKASSCGDGDSITHTTTNLLSTSLDVGSTVQEGTVSKPPIQKYALSSHITPRLTPEATPKIMSTSASPRRMSTTATPKLMSGTTSPSKTRIEGYMSMTPWYPSSKQSSAANSPPRGRPNPGRTPRIDGKEFFRQARSRLSYEQFGAFLANIKELNAHKQSREDTLKKAEEIFGPDNKDLYLSFQGLLNRSLP from the exons atgccacTGGCGGAGGGGGAGTTCGCGCTGCCGGACGAGGTCCTGGCGGTGATGCCGCGGGACCCGTACGAGCAGCTGGATCTTGCGCGGCGCATCACGGCGCTGGCCGTGGCAGGGCGGGTGACCGGGCtggagcgggaggcggcgcggctgagGGAGTCCGCCGCGGACAAGGACCGCGAGAACGGGGAGCTGCGGGAGCGCGTCGCGCTGCTCGACCGCGCCCTGCAGGAGACCAACTCCAGGCTCCGCGCCGCGCTCGAGGATAAC ATTAAGCTGAGCAAGGAGCGGGACTCGTTGGCGCAGACGTCCAAGAAGCTGGCGCGGGACCTGCAGAAG CTGGAGTCCTTCAAGAGGCATCTGATGCAGTCACTACGTGATGATAGTCCATCG CCACAAGAAACGGTTGACATTACCACATGTGATCAGTCAATATCATCAAAAGCATCATCTTGTGGAG ATGGAGATTCTATCACCCACACTACAACAAATCTACTGAGCACCTCTCTGGATGTTGGAAGCACAGTCCAAGAAG GTACAGTGTCAAAGCCTCCAATACAGAAGTATGCCCTCTCATCACACATCACCCCCCGCCTTACTCCAGAAGCTACACCAAAAATTATGTCAACTTCTGCTTCTCCGAGAAGAATGTCTACAACAGCAACACCAAAATTGATGTCTGGAACTACTTCACCATCAAAAACTCGAATTGAAGGATACATGTCCATGACACCATGGTACCCCTCAAGCAAGCAATCGTCAGCAGCTAACTCACCTCCAAGGGGACGTCCCAACCCAG GTCGCACTCCTCGTATTGATGGAAAAGAATTTTTCCGTCAGGCCAG GAGCCGCCTATCATACGAACAATTTGGAGCATTCTTAGCCAACATCAAGGAACTCAATGCTCATAAGCAATCAAGAGAG GATACTCTCAAGAAGGCTGAAGAGATCTTTGGTCCAGACAACAAAGATCTTTACCTCTCTTTCCAAGGCTTGCTGAACCGAAGCTTACCATAG
- the LOC107275694 gene encoding acyl transferase 1-like: protein MVKFTARRGKSELVAPARATPNERKYLSDIDNQHSLRFYATAVEFFQLCTFDGYKPHDPVKAIRSALAEALVHYYPIAGRLRELPQGKLVVDCTVEGVVFVEAYADVRLEELGKPLLLPYPCVEEFLCDPGDTKVVVGKPLLFLQVTRLKCGGFVIGLHMCHNISDGFGMAHFIKAVGDIARGEALLTISPLWNREMLTMCYPPQITHTHLAYEPLRDGDPTNDIMQSTTPDTMVGQYFLFGPREISAMRNHVPVHLRQSYTTFELIAAAVWKCRTAALGYSLDQHVRLMFTLNSRGNWKRNPPIPQGYYGCCLVFPVAETTVADLCGNPLGYALDLVRKAKLEVTDEYVKSTVDFLASRKWPSLVVDRTYIVSDITSVGDDKLDFGWGKRMGGGIPMAGDIMSRLISYFTKCKNADGEDCIVVPMYLPSITMDRFAAEISVWSMKQGSKFIVSAL, encoded by the exons ATGGTGAAGTTCACTGCACGCCGGGGCAAATCTGAGCTAGTGGCACCAGCGAGGGCCACACCAAATGAGCGAAAGTATCTCTCCGATATTGACAACCAACACTCTCTACGGTTCTATGCTACCGCCGTTGAGTTCTTCCAGCTATGCACTTTCGATGGCTACAAGCCACACGATCCGGTGAAAGCAATCAGGTCCGCGCTTGCAGAGGCCTTGGTACACTACTACCCCATAGCCGGTCGGCTGAGAGAACTTCCACAAGGTAAGCTGGTAGTAGACTGCACGGTAGAAGGGGTGGTTTTCGTGGAGGCGTATGCAGACGTGCGGCTAGAGGAGCTCGGCAAGCCGCTTTTGCTGCCCTACCCGTGTGTAGAGGAGTTCTTATGTGACCCCGGCGATACTAAAGTGGTGGTCGGCAAACCATTGTTGTTTCTGcag GTGACACGACTAAAATGTGGAGGATTTGTAATTGGCCTTCATATGTGCCATAACATAAGTGATGGCTTTGGAATGGCTCATTTCATCAAAGCTGTGGGTGACATCGCACGTGGCGAAGCACTACTGACCATATCTCCTTTATGGAACAGAGAGATGCTAACTATGTGTTACCCACCCCAAATCACGCACACACATTTAGCATACGAGCCACTTCGTGATGGTGATCCTACCAATGATATAATGCAATCCACTACGCCTGACACCATGGTAGGCCAATACTTTCTCTTTGGGCCAAGAGAGATATCTGCTATGAGAAACCATGTTCCTGTACACCTTAGGCAGTCATATACTACGTTCGAATTAATAGCTGCGGCGGTATGGAAATGCCGCACCGCTGCATTGGGTTATTCTCTCGACCAACATGTGCGTCTCATGTTCACCTTAAACTCTCGTGGCAACTGGAAACGCAACCCACCAATCCCACAAGGTTACTACGGTTGTTGTCTCGTCTTTCCTGTTGCAGAAACAACGGTGGCTGACTTGTGCGGAAACCCTCTAGGGTATGCACTTGACCTTGTTCGTAAGGCCAAATTGGAGGTGACAGATGAATACGTTAAATCAACTGTGGACTTTCTAGCATCACGCAAGTGGCCATCTCTTGTTGTTGATCGAACATACATTGTATCAGACATAACATCCGTTGGAGATGACAAATTAGACTTTGGGTGGGGGAAGCGTATGGGTGGTGGCATACCAATGGCTGGAGACATCATGTCCAGGCTAATAAGCTATTTTACCAAGTGCAAGAATGCTGATGGTGAGGACTGTATTGTAGTGCCAATGTACTTGCCAAGCATAACCATGGATAGATTCGCAGCAGAGATCTCTGTTTGGTCAATGAAACAAGGAAGTAAATTCATTGTCAGCGCACTTTAG
- the LOC4333628 gene encoding uncharacterized protein At4g15545 isoform X2, translating into MPLAEGEFALPDEVLAVMPRDPYEQLDLARRITALAVAGRVTGLEREAARLRESAADKDRENGELRERVALLDRALQETNSRLRAALEDNIKLSKERDSLAQTSKKLARDLQKLESFKRHLMQSLRDDSPSPQETVDITTCDQSISSKASSCGDGDSITHTTTNLLSTSLDVGSTVQEVSKPPIQKYALSSHITPRLTPEATPKIMSTSASPRRMSTTATPKLMSGTTSPSKTRIEGYMSMTPWYPSSKQSSAANSPPRGRPNPGRTPRIDGKEFFRQARSRLSYEQFGAFLANIKELNAHKQSREDTLKKAEEIFGPDNKDLYLSFQGLLNRSLP; encoded by the exons atgccacTGGCGGAGGGGGAGTTCGCGCTGCCGGACGAGGTCCTGGCGGTGATGCCGCGGGACCCGTACGAGCAGCTGGATCTTGCGCGGCGCATCACGGCGCTGGCCGTGGCAGGGCGGGTGACCGGGCtggagcgggaggcggcgcggctgagGGAGTCCGCCGCGGACAAGGACCGCGAGAACGGGGAGCTGCGGGAGCGCGTCGCGCTGCTCGACCGCGCCCTGCAGGAGACCAACTCCAGGCTCCGCGCCGCGCTCGAGGATAAC ATTAAGCTGAGCAAGGAGCGGGACTCGTTGGCGCAGACGTCCAAGAAGCTGGCGCGGGACCTGCAGAAG CTGGAGTCCTTCAAGAGGCATCTGATGCAGTCACTACGTGATGATAGTCCATCG CCACAAGAAACGGTTGACATTACCACATGTGATCAGTCAATATCATCAAAAGCATCATCTTGTGGAG ATGGAGATTCTATCACCCACACTACAACAAATCTACTGAGCACCTCTCTGGATGTTGGAAGCACAGTCCAAGAAG TGTCAAAGCCTCCAATACAGAAGTATGCCCTCTCATCACACATCACCCCCCGCCTTACTCCAGAAGCTACACCAAAAATTATGTCAACTTCTGCTTCTCCGAGAAGAATGTCTACAACAGCAACACCAAAATTGATGTCTGGAACTACTTCACCATCAAAAACTCGAATTGAAGGATACATGTCCATGACACCATGGTACCCCTCAAGCAAGCAATCGTCAGCAGCTAACTCACCTCCAAGGGGACGTCCCAACCCAG GTCGCACTCCTCGTATTGATGGAAAAGAATTTTTCCGTCAGGCCAG GAGCCGCCTATCATACGAACAATTTGGAGCATTCTTAGCCAACATCAAGGAACTCAATGCTCATAAGCAATCAAGAGAG GATACTCTCAAGAAGGCTGAAGAGATCTTTGGTCCAGACAACAAAGATCTTTACCTCTCTTTCCAAGGCTTGCTGAACCGAAGCTTACCATAG
- the LOC4333627 gene encoding LOB domain-containing protein 4: MRDVVVAVGGGTKAASRQQGQGGVTLAAAAAGSGSGSAASPCAACKLLRRRCAAGCVFAPYFPPGEPHKFANVHKVFGASNVSKLLQEIPVQHRGDAVSSLVYEANARVRDPIYGCVGAISSLQQQVEALQAQLALAQAEMVRLRMSNDYIGRRLRARGCGGGGGGGGGSTTTTTGSPSSMSSPAKTAEPEPLCKPTPELDMVVDQPDFGFWSY, encoded by the exons atgaggGACGTGGTGGTGGCGGTTGGCGGCGGGACGAAGGCGGCGAGCAGGCAGCAGGGGCAGGGCGGGGtgacgttggcggcggcggcggcggggtcggggTCGGGGTCGGCGGCGTCGCCATGCGCGGCGTGcaagctgctgcggcggcggtgcgcggcgggGTGCGTGTTCGCGCCCTACTTCCCGCCGGGCGAGCCGCACAAGTTCGCCAACGTCCACAAGGTCTTCGGCGCCAGCAATGTCAGCAAGCTCCTCCAG GAGATACCGGTGCAGCACAGGGGGGACGCCGTGAGCAGCCTGGTGTACGAGGCGAACGCGCGGGTGAGGGACCCGATCTACGGCTGCGTCGGCGCCATCTCGTCGCTGCAGCAGCAGGTGGAGGCGCTGCAGGCGCAGCTGGCGCTGGCGCAGGCGGAGATGGTCAGGCTGAGGATGAGCAACGACTAcatcggccgccgcctccgggcgcgcggctgcggcggcggcggcggaggcggaggcgggagcaccaccaccaccaccggctcgccgtcgtcCATGTCGTCGCCGGCCAAGAcggcggagccggagccgcTCTGCAAGCCCACGCCGGAGCTGGACATGGTGGTGGACCAGCCGGACTTCGGCTTCTGGTCCTACTAG
- the LOC4333629 gene encoding membralin-like protein At1g60995, translating into MDPEQTFLRVHARLSGMLSQLLTPRIRLALEYLYLAGAVALFCLLVVMHTNFVQQPGCSSEFSGIEFGEAQLVQIKIISGGLWVSKGASYIMDLQNLGRSAEKILEVNGDRFNILASKFWSTWVGPGARRSKIMFRTWKGDKEFEPQPENAADTAITATTSGVSDSKTTVEGSAYHPLSAKESFKAAVMYLFRKWYFRVVSFWRNIKQLSDNTFQLMFRSNWNDFLHTIKGIQLPSVDHLVSTIVQWFERRSKAFEPTYLYGVEKGYFLLSEGAKVRHGVRTINITISARNPCFGNRWQQLLINSIVGYDTILTNSLVNSPGHGYLYNFQTKELYDLSYGHEPPAGPTRFGDYFVTKCGVLLMSLFVFFTTTMSVSFTLRETQSRMLRFTVQLQHHARHQLPTFQLIFVHVIESLVFVPIMIGILFFLFEFYDDQLLAFLVLTLVWLCELFTMISVRTSISMQFFPRFFLLYFLVFHIYFFSYTYGFSYLAFSATAAFMQHLILYFWNRFEVPALQRFIRSRAHLHQQTGVQITSSTIYTSTLHIARVNMRDPGAMNEGLGAAREADALLVPDEPNRNQQEGQPIENAELVANNPLHYQDQNPQQPGNAPAGSGSLNPFGSLLLWLLGGGASDGIVSFFSMFRDVRDHGQDYTDPPRNENGQVT; encoded by the exons atggATCCGGAGCAGACGTTCCTGCGGGTGCACGCGCGGCTGTCCGGGATGCTGTCGCAGCTGCTCACGCCGCGGATCCGCCTCGCGCTCGAGTACCtctacctcgccggcgccgtcgcgctCTTCTGCCTGCTCGTCGTCATGCACACCAACTTCGTGCAGCAG CCTGGCTGTTCAAGCGAGTTTTCTGGGATTGAATTTGGTGAAGCGCAACTTGTCCAAATCAAG ATAATCAGTGGTGGACTATGGGTCAGCAAAGGTGCATCCTACATTATGGATCTTCAGAACCTGGGGCGTTCAGCTGAGAAAATTCTAGAGGTTAATGGTGATAGGTTCAATATTTTGGCATCTAAGTTTTGGTCAACTTGGGTTGGTCCTGGAGCTAGAAGGAGCAAAATTATGTTCAGAACTTGGAAGGGAGACAAGGAATTTGAACCACAACCAGAGAATGCAGCTGACACAGCTATTACCGCAACCACTTCAGGAGTATCGGATTCGAAGACAACTGTGGAGGGTTCTGCATACCATCCATTATCCGCAAAAGAATCATTTAAAGCAGCAGTTATGTATTTATTCAGAAAGTGGTACTTTCGTGTTGTCTCGTTCTGGAGGAATATAAAACAACTTTCAGATAATACTTTTCAATTAATG TTCAGATCAAACTGGAATGACTTCCTCCATACCATCAAGGGTATTCAATTACCAAGCGTGGATCATCTTGTTTCAACAATAG TACAGTGGTTTGAGAGACGAAGCAAAGCATTTGAACCTACCTATTTATATGGTGTGGAGAAG GGATATTTCTTGCTTTCAGAAGGGGCCAAAGTTCGTCATGGTGTTCGGACTATAAATATCACAATTTCTGCTCGAAATCCTTGCTTTGGAAATAG GTGGCAACAGCTTTTAATAAACAGCATTGTTGGCTATGACACTATACTTACAAACAGCTTAGTGAACTCCCCTGGTCATG GCTATTTATACAACTTTCAAACAAAGGAGCTTTATGATCTCAGTTACGGACATGAACCACCAGCAGGTCCAACAAGATTTGGAG ATTATTTTGTGACGAAATGTGGTGTACTTTTAATGTCACTCTTTGTTTTTTTCACAACCACCATGTCTGTTTCATTTACCCTGAGAGAGACGCAATCCCGCATGCTTAGGTTCACAG TGCAGCTTCAACATCATGCACGCCACCAACTCCCCACATTTCAACTGATATTTGTCCATGTTATCGAATCATTGGTTTTTGTTCCg ATAATGATTGGGAtcctcttttttctatttgaGTTCTATGATGATCAGTTGCTTGCATTTCTAGTTTTGACTCTTGTATGGTTGTGTGAGCTATTTACGATGATCAG TGTGAGGACATCTATATCAATGCAGTTCTTCCCGCGCTTTTTCTTGCTGTATTTCTTGGTTTTCCACATTTACTTCTTCTCGTACACATATG GCTTCTCCTACCTGGCCTTTTCTGCCACCGCGGCGTTCATGCAAcatctaattttatatttttggaaCCGCTTCGAG GTGCCAGCCCTTCAGAGATTCATTAGAAGCCGAGCTCACCTTCACCAACAAACGGGTGTTCAGATCACATCCTCAACCATCTATACATCAACATTACATATAGCAAGGGTAAATATGAGGGACCCTGGCGCAATGAATGAGGGCCTTGGTGCTGCTCGTGAAGCAGATGCCCTGCTGGTTCCGGATGAGCCTAACAGGAACCAACAAGAGGGTCAACCAATTGAAAATGCAGAGTTAGTGGCCAACAATCCTCTGCACTATCAAGATCAAAACCCTCAGCAACCTGGCAATGCTCCGGCAGGCTCTGGCTCCTTGAATCCATTTGGTTCCCTTTTATTGTGGTTGCTAGGAGGCGGAGCTTCTGATGGCATAGTATCTTTCTTCTCTATGTTTAGAGATGTCCGTGATCATGGTCAAGATTACACTGATCCACCTCGAAATGAAAATGGTCAGGTAACATAG
- the LOC107278279 gene encoding auxin-responsive protein SAUR71 — protein sequence MRQLIRRLSRVGDSSAAAASSSSPGKRRGAGTKKKAAAAGVPPEGHVPVDVGEEGEEATERFLVRAELLGRPALAELLGRAAQEYGYDHRGPLRIPCSPAAFRRALAGAGDGDHDDDG from the coding sequence ATGAGGCAGCTCATCCGGCGGCTCTCCCGCGTCGGcgactcctccgccgccgccgcctcgtcgtcgtcgccggggaAGCGGCGGGGCGCAGGGacgaagaagaaggcggcggcggcgggggtgccGCCGGAGGGGCACGTGCCGGTGGACgtcggggaggaaggggaggaggcgacggaGCGGTTCCTCGTGCGGGCCGAGCTGCTGGGGCGGCCGGCGCTGGCCGAGCTGCTGGGCCGCGCCGCGCAGGAGTACGGCTACGACCACCGCGGCCCGCTCCGCATCCCCTGCTCccccgccgccttccgccgcgcgctcgccggcgccggggatggagaccacgacgacgacggctag